From the genome of Nocardia sp. NBC_01503, one region includes:
- a CDS encoding HNH endonuclease signature motif containing protein, with amino-acid sequence MIPRGETDIVNGAHALLTSVHTLIEESFYPLTDSEFVGVMGEVETALRQLETVKHRLIAETERRSLAERNGFRKTSVYLERTLRLSHADALARVRAAEKLSPQVTQQGVDVGPELRYVALAQAEGVISVDHARRIAWIIGRLPEVATAAERENAELILTDYAREGSPDVLPGLGEEIMARIDPDGTLTRDRDRQRRRGLSLGKQRVDGMSQLSGEITPELRALLDPLLAKFARPGMCNPEDPHSPHPGTAAAHAAAGATPAHDSIAATANADAADDVNDVSDIEALRAAAARDTRTAAQRNHDALLAILGLGVDTSALGTHRGVPVAAIITMTLAEVEQAAGVATTATGGTVSIPEALRLAQGSRPWLAIFDGAGRPLRLGRGRRLASAAQRLALIAAEKGCTRPGCGAPASISAVHHVTEYAKEGRTDIENLTLACDSCHALIHDGPGGWKTVRLPSDHRFAGRTGWIAPPSVDSSGVPKVNQRHDLRGQLLAGLAKIHARNEVVAQRHRVRLGPLAVQVCAAGE; translated from the coding sequence ATGATTCCAAGAGGGGAAACCGATATCGTGAACGGCGCGCACGCGCTGCTCACATCGGTGCATACCCTGATCGAGGAGTCGTTCTATCCGCTCACCGATTCCGAGTTCGTGGGGGTGATGGGTGAGGTGGAAACCGCTCTGCGGCAACTGGAGACGGTCAAGCATCGTCTGATCGCCGAGACCGAGCGTCGTTCGTTGGCGGAGCGGAATGGTTTCCGTAAGACTTCGGTGTATTTGGAGCGGACTCTGCGTTTGTCTCACGCTGATGCGTTGGCGCGGGTGCGTGCGGCGGAGAAGTTGAGTCCGCAGGTCACCCAGCAGGGTGTGGATGTGGGTCCGGAATTGCGGTATGTGGCGTTGGCGCAGGCGGAGGGTGTGATCTCGGTCGATCATGCTCGTCGTATCGCGTGGATCATCGGGCGTCTGCCCGAGGTCGCGACCGCTGCCGAGCGTGAGAACGCGGAGTTGATCCTCACCGATTACGCCCGTGAGGGTTCACCCGATGTGCTCCCGGGTTTGGGTGAGGAGATCATGGCGCGTATCGACCCTGATGGCACGTTGACTCGTGATCGGGACCGTCAGCGTCGTCGTGGTCTGAGTTTGGGTAAACAGCGTGTGGATGGCATGTCCCAACTCTCGGGTGAGATCACGCCGGAGTTGCGTGCGTTGCTCGATCCGTTGCTGGCCAAGTTCGCTCGCCCGGGCATGTGTAATCCCGAAGACCCTCACAGCCCGCACCCCGGCACCGCCGCCGCGCATGCTGCCGCTGGCGCGACTCCCGCCCACGATTCGATTGCCGCTACCGCTAATGCTGATGCGGCGGATGATGTGAATGACGTTAGCGATATCGAGGCTCTCCGGGCTGCTGCCGCGCGTGATACGCGCACGGCCGCGCAGCGTAATCATGATGCGCTGCTGGCGATTCTGGGTTTGGGTGTCGATACCAGCGCACTCGGCACTCATCGTGGTGTGCCGGTCGCGGCGATCATCACCATGACTTTGGCCGAGGTGGAGCAGGCCGCGGGGGTGGCGACCACCGCCACCGGCGGTACGGTCTCGATCCCCGAGGCGTTGAGGCTGGCGCAGGGTTCGCGGCCGTGGCTGGCGATCTTCGACGGTGCGGGGAGGCCGTTGCGGTTGGGTCGGGGTCGCAGGTTGGCCAGTGCGGCACAGCGTTTGGCGTTGATCGCCGCCGAAAAAGGCTGCACACGCCCGGGGTGTGGTGCCCCGGCATCGATCTCGGCGGTGCATCACGTCACCGAGTACGCGAAAGAGGGTCGCACCGATATCGAGAATCTGACCCTGGCCTGCGATTCCTGCCACGCCTTGATTCATGACGGTCCTGGTGGTTGGAAGACGGTGAGATTGCCCTCCGATCACAGGTTCGCGGGCCGTACCGGTTGGATCGCCCCGCCCTCGGTGGATTCCTCGGGGGTGCCGAAGGTGAATCAGCGTCATGATCTGCGGGGTCAGCTGCTGGCCGGGTTGGCGAAGATTCATGCGCGCAATGAGGTTGTCGCGCAGAGGCATCGGGTGCGGTTGGGGCCGTTGGCTGTCCAGGTTTGCGCTGCGGGGGAGTAG
- a CDS encoding acyl-CoA thioesterase domain-containing protein produces MVAFFTMEDGRFTATPMAVSAWSSKQVAGTGVCGLLAREMETLSPGVGFVPARFTADLFRPVLNEPISVRSEIVRDGKRVRVIDASIVQQGEVRARASVMYLTVGQEPSGRVWQAERELPMPERELNTPGGDAPLFKSGEFEWSSDFASGQNGERKAIWQNLPALVEGERISVFQRAAFIGDTTNLACNWGTEGVGYINSDVTVTLSRLPVGDEVGLVAVDRVASEGVMVGTAVMYDRGGVLGTCVATGVSNVRRQVDMAEFSASRS; encoded by the coding sequence ATGGTCGCGTTCTTCACGATGGAGGATGGCCGGTTCACGGCGACGCCGATGGCGGTGAGCGCCTGGAGTTCGAAGCAGGTGGCGGGGACCGGGGTGTGCGGGCTGCTCGCGCGCGAGATGGAGACGTTGTCGCCGGGGGTGGGGTTCGTGCCCGCACGGTTCACCGCGGATCTGTTCCGGCCCGTGCTCAATGAGCCGATCTCGGTGCGGAGTGAGATCGTGCGGGATGGGAAGCGGGTGCGGGTGATCGACGCCTCCATCGTGCAGCAGGGTGAGGTGCGGGCGCGGGCCAGCGTGATGTATTTGACCGTGGGACAAGAACCTTCGGGGCGGGTGTGGCAGGCGGAGCGGGAGTTGCCGATGCCGGAGCGGGAGTTGAATACGCCGGGGGGTGATGCTCCGTTGTTCAAGAGTGGTGAGTTCGAGTGGAGTTCGGACTTCGCGTCGGGGCAGAACGGGGAGCGGAAGGCTATTTGGCAGAATCTGCCCGCTCTGGTTGAGGGAGAGCGGATTTCGGTGTTTCAGCGGGCGGCATTCATCGGGGATACGACTAATCTCGCGTGCAATTGGGGGACGGAGGGGGTGGGGTATATCAATAGTGATGTGACGGTGACGCTTTCGCGGTTGCCCGTCGGGGATGAGGTGGGGTTGGTTGCGGTGGATCGGGTTGCTTCCGAGGGGGTGATGGTGGGGACCGCTGTGATGTATGACCGGGGCGGGGTGTTGGGGACTTGTGTTGCCACGGGAGTGTCCAATGTTCGGCGGCAGGTGGATATGGCTGAGTTTTCTGCGTCTCGTTCGTAG
- a CDS encoding helix-turn-helix domain-containing protein produces the protein MAGSSLPRRALGRTLREHRIRSGKGQLVAGLHIEISPQSVGRMEDGRKIKISTSQIRDLLDFYGLTQPSEERDEILSLWEEVKQQDQAAKMQGTTKGWWRSYSDQFAAHFDHYLDLETAADQLTTHQLSLVPGLLQTSEYRRSLTVAADPALSAVDVERRLELAARRRTVLDKDGFRMKALLSEAVLRHRPGGPAVMAEQLRHLVEAAERDNLTIRVVPFTAPAPLGLVARSFALLEFPPLASRLVEPPVVYVDGYEGALYLEQSDVIDRHRRAIADLEQVALSEDATRDLVWSIAKEHAE, from the coding sequence ATGGCCGGATCATCACTTCCCCGCAGGGCATTGGGGCGCACGCTTCGCGAGCACCGAATTCGTTCAGGCAAAGGCCAATTGGTGGCCGGGCTGCACATCGAGATCTCGCCGCAGAGTGTCGGCCGCATGGAAGATGGGCGGAAGATTAAAATATCAACGTCTCAAATTCGGGATCTGCTGGATTTCTACGGCCTCACCCAGCCGAGCGAGGAACGAGACGAGATTCTCTCCCTGTGGGAGGAGGTCAAGCAACAGGACCAGGCCGCCAAAATGCAAGGTACGACGAAGGGCTGGTGGCGGTCGTACAGTGATCAGTTCGCCGCACACTTCGATCACTATCTGGATCTGGAAACGGCGGCCGATCAACTTACGACACACCAGCTTTCGTTGGTGCCCGGGCTGTTGCAGACATCGGAGTATCGCCGATCGTTGACAGTTGCCGCCGACCCGGCGCTGTCCGCCGTCGATGTCGAACGCCGACTCGAACTGGCCGCGCGCAGACGAACGGTTCTCGACAAAGATGGATTTCGAATGAAAGCCCTTCTGTCGGAAGCAGTTCTGCGACATCGGCCCGGCGGCCCGGCGGTCATGGCCGAACAGTTGCGGCATCTCGTCGAGGCAGCCGAGCGCGACAATCTCACGATCCGCGTCGTACCCTTCACCGCGCCCGCACCGCTCGGACTGGTGGCGCGTTCGTTCGCACTGCTCGAATTCCCGCCACTGGCAAGTCGATTGGTCGAACCACCGGTGGTTTATGTCGACGGCTACGAGGGTGCGCTCTATCTCGAGCAGAGCGATGTGATCGATCGACATCGTCGGGCGATTGCCGACCTCGAGCAGGTAGCGTTGAGTGAGGATGCCACCAGAGACCTGGTGTGGAGTATCGCGAAGGAGCACGCGGAGTGA
- a CDS encoding alpha/beta fold hydrolase — protein MSSPTTVVLVHGAFADAASWAPVTERLLAQGYRVLAPPVFNRGLSEDAAYIKSFAEQIEGPVLLAGHSYGGAVITVAGVADNVTGLVYVSGYVLEEGESLGELQGGFPDSELAANLVYTKYPVAEGEPGTDVSVDIAAFPEVFAAGLDPVRARVLAVSQRPLSAFAFGEPASAAAWKTKPAWGIVSSADRTINPEVERFGYKRAGLRSVVELNAPHLVMQTHPDEVAAVIVSAITELAGDS, from the coding sequence ATGTCCTCGCCGACAACCGTCGTTCTCGTGCACGGAGCCTTCGCCGACGCCGCCAGCTGGGCTCCCGTCACCGAGCGCCTGCTCGCCCAGGGGTATCGCGTGCTGGCTCCGCCGGTCTTCAACCGCGGCCTCTCCGAGGACGCGGCCTACATCAAATCCTTCGCGGAGCAGATCGAGGGGCCGGTGCTGCTGGCCGGGCACTCCTACGGTGGCGCGGTCATCACCGTCGCGGGTGTCGCCGACAATGTGACCGGGCTCGTCTATGTCTCCGGCTATGTGCTGGAGGAGGGTGAATCCCTGGGCGAGCTGCAAGGCGGATTCCCCGATTCCGAACTGGCCGCCAACCTGGTCTACACCAAGTATCCGGTGGCGGAGGGCGAGCCCGGAACCGATGTCTCGGTCGACATCGCCGCATTCCCCGAGGTTTTCGCCGCGGGTCTGGACCCCGTCCGCGCCCGGGTGCTCGCCGTATCGCAGCGCCCCCTGTCCGCCTTCGCATTCGGCGAGCCCGCGAGCGCCGCCGCCTGGAAGACCAAGCCGGCCTGGGGCATTGTGTCCAGCGCCGACCGCACCATCAATCCCGAGGTGGAGCGATTCGGCTACAAGCGCGCCGGTCTGCGCTCGGTGGTGGAGCTCAACGCACCGCACCTGGTGATGCAAACCCATCCCGATGAGGTCGCCGCCGTAATCGTCTCGGCGATAACCGAACTGGCCGGAGACTCGTAG
- a CDS encoding DUF397 domain-containing protein encodes MNIDLSQAKWFKSSKSPNASECVEIAFVDSFVGVRDSKDPGGPALVFSGAQWDRFLASGVWQG; translated from the coding sequence GTGAATATCGATCTGTCCCAGGCGAAATGGTTCAAGTCCAGCAAATCCCCGAATGCCTCCGAATGTGTCGAGATCGCATTCGTCGACAGCTTTGTCGGCGTGCGGGATTCGAAGGATCCGGGTGGTCCGGCGTTGGTATTTTCCGGTGCTCAGTGGGATCGGTTCCTCGCCAGCGGCGTCTGGCAGGGTTGA